One Tachysurus vachellii isolate PV-2020 chromosome 5, HZAU_Pvac_v1, whole genome shotgun sequence genomic window, GATGGCGCACCCCGAAGACATTGACCCTTGAGTGTGATGCATTACGGTTACTCTCTACTTCATTTTGTCGTTTTGCACTTTCAGCCCTTTGGCAAAAATGAGCGGaccgaagaaaagaaaagtagacaGTGAGTGCCGAGTGTTCAATGAAGAGTagacaacaaaatattttttcactgaAGTCCGATCAATAGCTGCATGTCTGATATGCCAAGAAACTGTAGCAGTTTTTAAAGAATACAACATCAGCCGTCATTTTGCCACAAAACATGCTAACTACTGTATGCTAGTAAACAGTCGCAACAAGAACGGGCGGCTACAGCTCAGAGATTGACGGATAATTTCCAGACTCAGCAAAACCTTTTTCACAGACAAACTGCGATTCAAGAGTCAAGGACTAAGGCAAGTTTTTGGCGGCATTCAAATTAGCAAAGGCCAGTAAGCCTTTCTCCAAGGCGAAGTTTTAAAAGAATGCATGGTTGAGACAGCAGGTCTCTTGTGTCCGGAGAGCAAAGGCAAATTTGAACAAATCAGTTTATCACGCAGAACTGTGACTCGCCGTGTGGAATTGATTGACGAAGATATAAGccagcaaattaaacaaaaatgccAAGTTAACTGACCAACACCTCGGATCTATCTTGAGAATTGCCACAACAAATATAATGCCAGACATTGAagcacttgcaaaaaaaggaGACCAACAACACTGTTCCCACTGAAACTGAATGGGAGTTTATTACTACgtcattaaattaataaatttgtaaaacaatttttacaataaactaAGCACGATGGTGTTTTGCTGCCTGTTAAAGGCCAAATCTTTTCATATAatggtttttacatttaatttatattagttcacacaaacacaccgatCTCCTATTCTGGCCCGGCCCCTCTGTCAAATTTTAGAAACCATTGTGGCCCGCGAGTCAAAAAGTTTGCCCACCCATGCCTTAACCTGTCTCACCTATTCACATACTGTAGAGTGAAGGTTTTTAATGTACACATAGTTTTCAATGTTTAAGGCTGTTTGACAACGAAACTATTGTGAGGTTACTTGTTTAACGTTCATTATATTCTatcgttgttttgttttacgtTATTGTCTAtcaaggacttttattttgatgttgagTCCTAGAGGAAGAGGATGGAATGTGAAGGGGAGGAGTTTGAGAGGGTGTGTTCGGGCGCGAAGtgaggtgttgtttttttttccagttctaaTCGTCTGCTCAATAAAAGTTATTAGCTGGTAATATTTCAAGTCCATCGTCTTTATTGAAATCAACCCATGAACAGTTAAACCTCCACGCCTTACATATTTATTGGTGGCAGCGGTGGTGGTTTTTGGTATCTTTGGAGAAGTTGCTGTTGGATTGGTAGGGTGACAAAGACGAAAATATCGCTGCCTATTCTTCATATATGCTGGATCGGTTGTTGTACGGGTTATTTCTGAATGAAACGCTTTTTGCTTAACGTGCAGCGTTTACAATTACATGGACTGTATTCTGCTGGACTACATTTATAACTTCAGAGCAGCTTTATTGTTTTCACCATCGTGTGAGTTTTATTTCCATGTTTAGTTATTTGCTTATTTCGTTTTATTTTGGTGAAAGAGAGTAAAATGCCTGCTTCTCGGCGGTTCGAAGTTGGCTCTTTGCCAGGATTTGATGGCGCTCACATTTTCTGAAACTGTGCGCGTTAATCCCTCCTGTGGCGGACTTCAGCAACTGCACATAGCCCAAAAACAGAATGAGAAAGCACTGAGACTTATAAAATAATCTTTATCAACAAAAGACTGGACTGAACTGGTACAACGCTGCATTGGCAGCACTTTTTTCAAACATGGCGGAAGACAATGTAATAACTCCACAGGTGCACTTCAGAGCTGTTTTACCTCCAGACTTCACTGGGGATGGCAATGAAAGCTTTTCTCAATGGGCTCCTCGTTTTCAAGTATGCTGCGAGACCTCAGGTATGGACAAACCTCAGCTGGCCAAAGTACTTCCTTCAAGATTGGCAGGTGCTGCATTCAGTTATTGGGATAGTTTGTCAGATGACATAAAATCTGATTATGACCGTACATGTGGCAAAATGGCTACAGTTTTTGGCCAAAAACAGTTATTAAGAACTTTTCAAACGTACTTGAATGCCAGACCACGTCTGAGTAATGAGCCATTAGAAGTGTATGCTGCTGAACTGACCCACCTTGTTCACCAAGCTTTTACGGATTATGGACAATCTGCCATTAAAGGTGAAATTTTGCGACGTTTTATAGCTGGACTGGAACCTGCATTGCAAACTAAGCTGTACGAGTTTGGTGTTGCTACAATTGATGATGCAATTAAAGTAGCTGGTAGGTGTGAGAGGGCACGTTCCACAGCCACTGAGCCTTCTCCTCTGCCGAcatcctctgcacctcagcCTGCCGTGGTACACAGCCTCACAACTGAGTCTGCCAATATGCTTGCAGCGCAGCTCAGTGACCTCCATCTGAAAGTGGACAAACTTCAGTCCATAGTTTCTATGCTGACACAGCCTAAGCCTCATCACAGCAGTGCTGTCTCATCACCTGAACGCCACTTCGCCCATCATCGGAGATCACCTTCACTTGAGAGAGCTAAAGACGGTCACTATATGCCATCGTCTCGCTatcagcatttcactgcatctgATGAGCCATACTTCAGAGGACGATCTCCTGTGCGTTCCAGTATCGGCCACCGCAGACCACAAGGGAGCCCCAGGTCAAGTTATCATCAGCAGCACGGCTATGACAGACCCATATTCTATGAGAGTAGAGATACCCGCTTTAGCCCTCGGCGTGGATATGCTGCATATGATGACTCAGTGACACCTCAACCCAGCTATAGGCATCATTCGAAGGATGACAGCAGCCCAAGGGGAAACAGAGATCGACGGAGGGGTGAGCAGTATTACAGACATCGCTCTCCAAGTCCACAACGACCCCATTCACGGCATGTACATTTCACTGAACATCACCGTTCCGGAAACGAATGGTAGCTGGAGATGGGGGCCAATCTTCAGTTCAAATGTCAGTGGCCCATAGAGACAACACAGTCACACCTGAGGACTCCACAGTTTGGACCCCATACATAAAAGGACTCATCGAGGACCAAGAAGTCAGTGTTTTCCTTGACACGGGTGCTGGTTTGTCACTCATTAGTGAGGCCTTGCGTCAACGCATCCCTGCACTGAAACATCGGCCCTTACTGAAAAGTTTCCAGgtggcacacacacttactgtacaggacatcaattaaacattttagGTTCATTAACTGTCACATTACGCCTTGGGTCACACATTTTCAGTATGGACATGTATGTTAGAGACTCTAGACAGGACGCCCTTCTTGGGTGGGACTTTTTCAAAACACATGGTGCCTCAATTGACGCAGCCTCTGGGGTTTTCATGTTCGAGAATGAAAAAATTTCTCTTCTCAGTTCCTCCCAAGCATTGCCTTTTTGCTGTAATGTGTTCTTGCTCTCACAGGTCTCAGTCCCACCCTTGACAGAGATTGTTGTTCCTGCCTCGGTAGCATGTGTATCTGAGACAGGTAGTCAGCTCCATGGTTTTCAAGGTATCCTAGAACCAAATGTGTCATTTGACAAAGATTTAGCTGTTGCTCGTAGCTTCTCTAATGTTGAAAACGGGCTCACTGTTGTTCATCTACTTAATCCTACACACCAAGACATTGAGCTGCCCAAACAGGCCCATTTAGGTCAGTTCTACTCTGTGCGTAACATGCCTTCTGATTTCTATAGGCCTGTGGACGCTCTTGTAGCTCAGGTTAGCCTGCCAAGCCCTTCGTGCAAAATACCTGATGTTCACATGGGTACAGACACTCTTACTCCCAATGAGGTGAAAGTAGTTCACTCCCTCCTACAAGAGAACTGTGATATCTTCAGTATTTCCTCTACTGATCTAGGTCGAACTGATTTGATTAAGCATAGCATACACACATCCTCTACGTCCCCTGCACGTCAGAGGGCATATCGTACATCTCCTGTCCTACGAGAGGAAATCCACAAACAAGTACAGAAACTTCTTGATGCTGACTTGATTGAGCCTAGCCATAGTCCATGGGCCTCCCCAGTGATACTTGTTTGTAAGAAGGATGGATCTTACAGATTTTGTATAGATTACAGATGTTTAAACTCGATTACGATCAAAGATGCACACCCACTCCCACGTGTGGATGACAGTTTGGATGCCCTATCTGGAGCCACCCTCTTTAGTACACTGGATTTGTCAAGTGGCTATTGGCAGATTCAAATGGATGATGCTAGTAAGGAAAAAACTGCCTTTACTACGGGTGATTCCCTGTATcattttaaggtcatgccaatGGGCCTTACTAATGCCCCCCCGACATTTCAGCGATTGATGGAGCTTGTTCTTCGTGGCCTCCATTGGTCTAAGACTTTGGTATATCTTGATGACATAATAGTCTTCAGTAAGACCTTTCAAGATCACATCCACGATCTCTCTGAAGTGTTTGGTAGATTGCGGCAGGCTGGTCTCAAACTCCATCCTCAAAAATGTCAGTTTTTCAAGCGATCTGTACTCTTTCTAGGACATGTGGTTTCAAAGGATGGCATTCAGCCAGACCCCAAGGTGACTGAGAAAGTGTTGAACTGGCCTCGTCCAACTACACCTACAGAGGTTAGAGCTTTCATAGGCCTCTGTTCATACTATCGCCATTTTATCAAAGATTTTGCAGAAAAAGCAGCTCCCTTACACAGTCTGACGAGGAAACATGCCAAATTCATTTGGAGTGAAGAATGTGAAGACACTTTTCAGTATTTTCAGGATGCTCTATCTTCCCCTCCTATCCTCACTTACCCTGATTTCAGCAAGTCTTTTATTCTATATACGGATGCATCTCACCACGCTATTGGCTCAGTTCTTGCACAACAACAACAGGGTGTTGAAAAGGTAGTAGCCTACGCCAGTCATGTGCTAAGTGCAGCAGAGTGCAACTGGTCCACCTTTGACAGAGAATGGTGGGCTATTCTTTGGTCCGTTAGACATTTCTCACACTACTTGCAAGGGTGCCTACTACTTGCAAGGGTGCCTCAGCCTACTTCTGATCTCTCAATGGCAGGCAAGCCAGAACCTTCTTTAATCACAGCCCCTCTTACTGCTCATGCTCTCATAGACCTTTCCCAGTCTTTGTCAGTCGATATTGCACAGTGTCAAAAAGATGATGTCACACTGAGGACAGTGATTGAGTGGTTAAAGGATGGAAGGAGACCTCCATCGTGGGTTCTAAAGAAAGGTTCGGCAGAGCTCAAAGTATATTGGCGACAGTTTGATAGACTGCATTTGCAGGATGAGAAAATCTACCGGTTTGCCTGTAACAAACCAAAAGAATCACCCAATCTTCATGTAGTCATTCTCAGCAAAGCTGTCCCCCAGGTGTTACAGTTTTTACATGGACATTCCACTGTAGGTCACCTTGGTCATAAAAAGACACTTGCAAGGGCCAGGGAGCATTTCTATTGGCCAAACATGGCGAGAGACATAGAGAACTACTGCCAACAGTGTGTTTCCTGCCAGTCTAGATCTATGCCAGTTCCACATCAAGTAGCTCCTTTACAGACTATTCATGCCAATCGTCCTTTTTCGAAAAGGTGGCAGCTGACATTACAGAGCTTCCTGTGACACCATCAGGCCATAAATATGTCCTTGTTCACCAAGACTATTTCACCAAGTATGTGAATTTGTACCCTATGAAGGACCAAAGAGCTGTAACAGTTGCACACTGTATTTTTGAGCAGTATGTTACAGAGCATGGTGCTCCTGAATTCCTTCATACAGATCAAGGCCGTCAGTTTGAGGCAGATTTAATCGAGGAGTTGTGTTCCAAGTTGGGTGTCACCAAAACTAGGACTTCTCCCTATCATCCTGAGGGAGAGGTTTAATCGAAAGATTTAATCGCACCCTGAAAGACCAGTTGAGTAAAAGTCTGGATCAGCAAACAGAACCATGGGATACCATGTTGAGGTCAATCCAGTTCTCCTACAGTACCAGTGTGCACAGCAGTACTGGATACACCCCTTTCTTCCTTGTTCATGGACGTGAAGCCAGACTGCCTGTTCATTTACTCTTTCCTAGTCCTGCTGAATCTTCCAGTGCCTCTGCGGGCACCCCAGCAGAGTATGCTACATCTGTCTACAGGAAATTACATTTTGCATTCCAGTTCCGTAAGGAGAATCAGGAACATGCTCATATGCAACAAAAAGCACAATATGATAAAAAAGCCAAATAAACCACGTACAATGTGGGAGACGGTTTGGCTGAATGATCCTGCTCATTCCCGATGTAAACTGGCCCCACGCTGGAAAGGACCCTACATTGTAACACGGACTGTTCAGCCTGACAGTGGTTACTCTGTACTGTATGCTATTCAGCCAAAGGATTTTCCTGAAAAGACACCACAAGTGGCACATCATAACCGTCTTAAACCCTACCTGGCTCCCACATGTCAGCTGGGGCAAACAGTATCAGATGCACCGTCTCCCACTGCACAGCCTGTTGAAAAGGAAGTACCCTCTAGTACTTCTAATTCTAATACACTTGCTACCCAGGAGAACTTGCCTTCTGTCGTTTTTAAAGGAGGAGTCCCCAATCAGAGTTCGGCTAGGTCTTTGCTTTTGGGACAGCCCCCACTGAACTTAAGTCAAAACACTGGACAGTTTAAAGTCCCACAGCCTGGTGACACTGCAAGCTTGAAAGTGGGCCGTCTTACCTTTATGGCTCCACATGCTGTTCTAGACTCTAGCCCATTAGGTCGCAGGCCTGTCAGGTTGCCTGCAAGGTTCAAAGACTATGttgtgaagtaaaaaaaaaaaaaatatatctttgctttattcttttattttatttaatttttgagGTCCTTAAATGTCTCATGTGGAATACAGACCATATTGTTCATGGAAAATCGTGGTTGTGTTGCACCAACAATCTGCACATTGCTTTGTCTGGTTTATTCATGACATTGTTATTTTCTGTATGTTGAAAACGTGGACGTTTCTTTTCACATGGGGTAACTAATGTGAGGTTGCTTGTTTAACGTTCATTATATTCTatcgttgttttgttttacgtTATTTTCTAtcaaggacttttattttgatgttgagTCCTAGAGGAAGAGGATGGAATGTGAAGGGGAGGAGTTTGAGAGGGTGTGTTCGGGCGCGAAGtgaggtgttgttttttttccagttctaaTCGTCTGCTCAATAAAAGTTATTAGCTGGTAATATTTCAAGTCCATCGTCTTTATTGAAATCAACCCATGAACAGTTAAACCTCCACACCTTACACTATTACTGTAGAATGAAGACAACAGAAAAACTGTGAAGTCTTTCGTTTTTCTCTTCTCCAACATATTCACAGTTCTTACCTGATTTGAATTTCTTAAGTCATTTCTAAAATGCTGCCTTCATTCCAATAACACAAACTACCACTAGATAACAGCACTGTGCAGAAAAACATTCTGAAGAGAAAAAGATTGAGCACTTTCGGTTTGTTTGTTCACCTGAATTAAAAATAACGTCTTatagttttaattttattttaaatgtattaaaaacatgaatttagagctttaaaaaaaggaataaactaTGAGGCAAAAGTGGAGGTTGTTGTGTTGCATCATCAACGTGTGTTCCAGGTGTTTCTAGATCTTTATAGCGTATTTATGGACGATTCAAATTTTATTGTTCACAGGCACAACCACATACAGTAAAAAGATTCTTATATTACAATAGTTacaatacaaacagaaaaaatgtaatgttttaataatttctttattaagGGTCAGGGCTACATGGTGGACACAATATAATGACAGACAAATATATCTGTTATAGTACCAACTTCTCACATTCAcaggtttatttacaaaaatcatATCTTATAAGAATCATGGCTGTATTATTTACAGTATCAGTCAATCTACGGTACAATCTAAATGCAAGTGTGTacagtttttattaatatatttaaaacaaatctataaAAACACTGGGGGGGAGGATCGTTGTCGATAGAACCTTTACAAAATAGGGGTTCTTTGTAAAAACCTTGGAAAGAAACAAACCTTTCATATTACAACAATTTAGATATAAATCTAAAGATTTTAATTCTTCAAATCTAAAGAATGtatgaattccatgccattaaATTCAGTGAAATTGTTTTAACAATCTAGAAAACACAGATGTTTTGAAATGACACATTCGTGAAATAATTCAAACTGGAATGATAAACTTACATTATTGAACGTGCATGTTCCTCCTTTACTACAATCTTACCAATCTTATGTGCTGAAGAACTTTTCTTCCTACCAGAAGAAAACAAAGCCACACCCAGACATAGCTGGTCCTCTTGTTATATATAAAGACAAACACTGCCTACTTTCACAATCACTCTTGGACTCATAAATCATGGGTACGATCTACCCCAACACAACAAGTAGgtgaatattttccttttttgcagTCACTTACaaatttattaacacattaaataCTAACCCATTAGTTATCACTGGTCATAATCAGTAAAGGGTCTCTAATAACAGACACTGGCCACATGAATAAGgaataaagtaaaagtaatgctTTCCAATTGATGGTGTAGTACATAAAGTACTCTTTAGCAGAataatcacaaaataataaagcatataAACTGATGAAAAAAATCTCTTACAAGTTTGACAAGTGTGGCTTAGAAGGccacaaaagacaaaatgatcaaatatgGTAGAAACAACTTACAACATGGCTCCACGAGCACCATTAACTCAACCAGTGAAAGGAGCAAAGTAACATCTGAATGttcttgtgtgttttcatgttgaTGAGACAATCACGTTTTAACTCAAGTTCTATCTCAGACCTTAAACATGGAACAACAATCAATCTTTTTCCccccaggaaaaaaaatggataaataagTAGGTAACAGTTCACATATTGaacatacagtgtgtatataatgcttaataaatattatcatcttgttaaaaaaaaaagaagtatttACAGTTATTAAGCAATGGGTCAGTCAGGTGAAGGTGTCTGATAACCCGAGACCTGAAACACCCTTTAACCTCGTCACTGATGATGTGTCCAAGCCACACCTTCCAAATGGTGTTTCATGTAACTAGATTTCTATCTAATATGTACAACAAGAGTATAATTGTATAACTGCGCCACCGATCAACAGATTAATCAGATAGTAAAAAAGCCAAAATATCAACAAAACACGTTTGATCCCTTTTCTAAAAATTCAATTGTATTTCCATGAACAGCTGAGAACTACAATTACAGCTACGATGACTATTACTTCGACCTCTTCGACTTAATTCCCTGCGACAATATCAACATAAAGGCCTTCAGCAGAGTCTTCCTCCCTACACTCTACAGCATCGTCTTCATCGTGGGGTTCATCGGCAACGGCTTGGTGTTGTGTGTCCTGGTCAAGTTCAGCAAAAGGTCCAACATGTCAGATGTGTGTCTCTTCAACCTGGCGCTTTCAgacctcctcttccttctctcgTTACCTTTCTGGGCTCATTACTCCCTCACCAGTCAGTGGACCTTCGGGAGCTTCATGTGCCGTACAGTGACGGCGTTCTACACGCTGGGATTCTATGGAAGCATCTTCATCATGATCCTCATGACTGTAGACCGCTATGCTGTCATTGTCCATGCCCAGCCCTCCCTGTTCTCTAAGAACCGGTCTGTCAGAGCTAGCATAGTCCTGATTTTGTTTATGTGGACACTTAGCCTGGGAGCTTCTCTGCCCACCGTCATTTGGGCACAAGTGAACAATAAATCAGAAGTATGGTCATGCAGTGTGGAATATCCAGAAGGAACAGAGTGGAGGTGTTTTTCTTACATCGAGCTTAATGTCCTCAGCCTGATTATTCCTCTGTCAGTGATGGTGTTCTGCTACTCACGCATCATCCCTATCTTAATGACCATGAAGTCTCAGAAGAAACACAGAGCTGTCAGGCTCATGCTGGTCTTGGtcagtgttttcttcctcttctggaCACCTTACAACATCGTCATCTTCCTGAAGTTCCTGCATCATTTGGGTTACATGAGCACTTGTAAGTGGTATCAGGACCTGACCATGGCTATGCAGTGGGTGGAAACCATAGCGTTCTGTCACTGCTGCATCAACCCCATCATCTACGCTTTTGTGGGGCAGAGATTCAGGAATTTATTTCTAAGGATCCTCCAAGAGTGGTTTCCTTGTTGCTTTGGTTCGTATACAAGAGTCAAACACGAGCCGACAGAGAGGTGGGTCTCGGTGTACTCACGCTCCTCAGTTAATACCAGCACAGAGTCCGTTCAGCCATAAGGGCAAAAGTGCAGCATGTAGTTTAAACACA contains:
- the LOC132845423 gene encoding C-C chemokine receptor type 5-like, producing MGTIYPNTTTENYNYSYDDYYFDLFDLIPCDNINIKAFSRVFLPTLYSIVFIVGFIGNGLVLCVLVKFSKRSNMSDVCLFNLALSDLLFLLSLPFWAHYSLTSQWTFGSFMCRTVTAFYTLGFYGSIFIMILMTVDRYAVIVHAQPSLFSKNRSVRASIVLILFMWTLSLGASLPTVIWAQVNNKSEVWSCSVEYPEGTEWRCFSYIELNVLSLIIPLSVMVFCYSRIIPILMTMKSQKKHRAVRLMLVLVSVFFLFWTPYNIVIFLKFLHHLGYMSTCKWYQDLTMAMQWVETIAFCHCCINPIIYAFVGQRFRNLFLRILQEWFPCCFGSYTRVKHEPTERWVSVYSRSSVNTSTESVQP